In the Quercus lobata isolate SW786 chromosome 5, ValleyOak3.0 Primary Assembly, whole genome shotgun sequence genome, one interval contains:
- the LOC115989057 gene encoding receptor-like protein EIX2: protein MWLGSSHPDLVVLFLRSNHFFGSFPSHLCHLKHLQLLDLALNHISGSIPKCINSLTALTSPISTTGHLYKGPLDFFHCDDLAFWLWKGRDLSSNLGQIKSIDLSSNKITGPIPREIMELVGLISLNLSRNLLTRRITTEIGALRSLEVLDLSENQLSGGIPSSIALINSLNFLDLSNNNLSGIIPTGPQLNTFNATAYEDNPNLCGFPLPKKCPGETNQNPAVNRGGDHAGIQETEDGFITPGFYVSVALGFVIGFLGVFGTLLLNRSWQFSHFNFLNNVKDKQDATVVVNMARLRRQHQT from the coding sequence ATGTGGTTAGGGAGCAGTCATCCTGATTTAGTTGTGCTTTTCCTTCGATCGAATCACTTCTTTGGAAGCTTTCCTTCACATCTATGTCATTTGAAACATCTTCAACTTTTGGACCTTGCTTTAAACCATATCTCAGGAAGTATACCAAAATGCATCAACAGTCTTACTGCTTTGACTAGTCCAATTTCAACCACTGGTCATCTTTATAAAGGTCCTCTGGACTTTTTCCACTGTGATGACCTTGCATTTTGGTTGTGGAAAGGAAGAGATCTCTCTAGTAATCTTGGACAAATAAAGAGCATAGATCTCTCTAGTAATAAAATTACTGGGCCAATTCCAAGGGAAATTATGGAACTTGTTGGATTGATTTCTTTGAATCTCTCAAGAAACCTTTTAACTAGAAGAATCACTACAGAGATTGGTGCGTTACGGTCATTAGAAGTCTTGGATCTATCTGAGAATCAATTATCGGGTGGAATTCCTTCAAGCATCGCTCTTATTAATTCTCTAAATTTCTTGGACTTGTCAAACAATAACCTTTCAGGCATAATTCCAACAGGCCCTCAACTCAATACCTTTAATGCCACTGCATATGAAGATAACCCAAATCTTTGTGGATTTCCACTTCCAAAGAAATGTCCAGGAGAAACAAATCAAAATCCAGCTGTGAATAGAGGTGGTGACCATGCTGGCATTCAAGAGACAGAAGATGGGTTTATAACCCCAGGATTTTATGTTAGTGTGGCCCTTGGATTTGTCATCGGTTTTTTGGGAGTTTTTGGCACATTACTACTAAACAGGTCATGGCAATTCTCCCATTTCAATTTCTTGAACAATGTCAAAGATAAGCAGGATGCAACCGTAGTAGTGAATATGGCTAGATTACGGAGGCAGCATCAAACATAA
- the LOC115989056 gene encoding tyrosine/DOPA decarboxylase 2-like, which yields MGSLKVDHELENDSHMMVNPLDPEEFRRQGHMLIDFIADYYQNIESYKVLSQVEPGYLKKLLPESAPYYPESIETILQDLQKYIIPGITHWQSPNYFAYFPSSGSTAGFLGEILSTGFNVVGFNWMSSPAATELECIVMDWLGEMLMLPKSFLFKGNGGGVLQGTTCEAILCTLAAARDQMLNQRGSEKLENLVVYGSDQTHSALQKAAQIAGIHTKNFRAIKTTNSNSFGLCPNSLRDAVHADVEAGLVPLFLCATVGTTSTNAIDPIGPLCEVAKDFNIWVHVDATYAGSACICPEFRHFIDGIEGANSFTLNAHKWFLTTLDCCCLWVKDPSALIKSLSTNPEFLRNKATDSKLVVDYKDWQITLSGRFRAMKLWLVLRSYGVANLRNFLRSHVKMAKLFEELVRNDNRFEVMATRNFALVCFRVLAWPNNISVANHVEPVNEQNKKLLESINESGNVYMSSTVVDGAYIIRCAIGATLTEERHVIRAWKVIQENADALLSKN from the coding sequence ATGGGTAGCCTCAAGGTCGATCATGAACTTGAAAATGATTCTCACATGATGGTTAACCCTCTAGACCCAGAGGAATTCAGGAGGCAAGGCCACATGTTGATTGACTTCATTGCTGATTATTACCAAAATATAGAGAGTTACAAAGTCCTAAGCCAAGTTGAGCCAGGTTACCTTAAAAAACTCTTGCCAGAATCTGCCCCCTATTATCCTGAATCAATTGAAACCATCCTCCAAGATttgcaaaaatatattataccTGGGATCACACATTGGCAGAGTCCTAATTACTTTGCCTACTTCCCTTCAAGTGGTAGCACTGCAGGTTTTCTTGGTGAAATTCTAAGCACCGGCTTTAATGTAGTCGGATTCAATTGGATGTCATCACCAGCTGCAACTGAGCTAGAATGTATTGTCATGGATTGGCTTGGAGAAATGCTTATGCTACCAAAGTCTTTCCTTTTCAAAGGCAATGGTGGAGGTGTATTGCAAGGGACTACTTGTGAGGCCATTTTGTGTACTCTAGCTGCAGCGAGGGATCAGATGCTAAACCAACGTGGGAGTGAGAAGTTGGAAAATTTGGTGGTCTATGGGTCTGACCAAACACATAGTGCACTGCAAAAGGCAGCTCAAATTGCTGGAATCCACACAAAGAACTTCCGAGCCATCAAAACTACGAATTCAAATTCATTTGGGTTATGCCCAAACTCTCTAAGAGATGCAGTTCATGCAGATGTTGAAGCTGGGCTAGTCCCATTATTTCTATGTGCCACAGTTGGGACAACCTCAACAAATGCTATTGATCCAATAGGACCATTGTGTGAAGTAGCAAAAGATTTTAACATATGGGTTCATGTTGATGCTACATATGCTGGAAGTGCTTGCATTTGCCCAGAGTTTCGACATTTCATTGATGGGATTGAGGGTGCAAACTCGTTTACTTTGAATGCACATAAATGGTTCCTTACAACTCTAGATTGTTGCTGCCTTTGGGTGAAGGATCCAAGTGCCTTGATAAAATCTCTCTCAACTAATCCAGAGTTTTTGAGAAACAAGGCCACAGATTCAAAACTAGTGGTGGACTACAAAGACTGGCAAATAACCTTGAGCGGAAGATTCCGAGCCATGAAACTATGGCTTGTGCTAAGAAGCTATGGCGTGGCTAACCTCAGAAACTTCCTGAGAAGCCATGTCAAAATGGCAAAGCTTTTTGAAGAACTTGTAAGAAACGATAATAGGTTTGAAGTTATGGCCACTAGAAACTTTGCTTTGGTTTGCTTTAGGGTCTTGGCATGGCCAAATAATATCAGTGTGGCTAATCATGTGGAACCTGTAAATGAGCAAAACAAGAAGCTGCTAGAGTCGATCAATGAGTCAGGGAATGTGTACATGTCTTCCACTGTGGTTGATGGAGCATACATAATACGGTGTGCTATAGGTGCAACTCTGACGGAGGAAAGACATGTGATTAGGGCTTGGAAGGTTATTCAAGAGAATGCAGATGCTTTACTCAGCAAAAACTAG
- the LOC115991396 gene encoding receptor-like protein EIX1: MLWDRVLTAEPTLSCIEQERQALLKIKEDLIDDYGHLYSWSAEEGSKDCCKWGGVRCSNQTGHIIMLNLNFSNLEPLRGKLSPFLIDLQYLNHLDVQNNDFNQSQIPNSIGSLSNLIHLDLKFANFGTNIPFHLGNLSSLQYLDLSWNNFNNPENLEWLPQLSSLRYLDMSSVNLSKVNNWLQVVNKLPYLTSLHLESCNLPSIFSVWLVNSSTSLHSLDLSDNSLTSSSSVLQWLFNFNTSVVKLDLRFNQFHGLIPDGFSKMKSLTHLFLDYNEFEGGIPKTFSGLCNLNTLSLPVNNLNGQLLEFFHNLTGCASQSIEVLNLDWNQIMGSLPDLATFPSLRELGLHHNHLNGTILDNLGKQSRLERLYLGHNSFEGFISEAHFSELTKLKYLDLSNTSLVFNFSSDWVPPFQLEKIALWSCQLGPQFPKWLQTQKNCIWLDISNSGISDSLFNSYWIFSPRLVYMNMSHNQISGHIPNLSLEFSSPPTIDLSSNKLEGEIPSFLFKVTHLDISNNLFSEPALFLCTTNNRNLSILDLSNNQLLGELPNCWMHFEGLKILNVPYLGLKY, translated from the exons ATGCTCTGGGACAGGGTCCTGACTGCTGAG CCAACCCTCAGCTGCATAGAGCAGGAGAGACAGGCACTTCTTAAGATTAAGGAGGACCTTATTGATGACTATGGTCATCTTTATTCTTGGAGTGCTGAAGAAGGGTCAAAAGATTGTTGCAAATGGGGAGGGGTCCGCTGTAGCAACCAAACAGGCCACATAATCATGCTCAATCTTAATTTCTCCAACTTGGAACCTTTGAGAGGTAAACTTAGTCCTTTTTTGATTGACTTACAATATTTGAATCATTTGGACGTGCAAAACAATGATTTTAATCAAAGCCAAATCCCAAACTCCATTGGTTCTCTCTCCAACCTGATACACCTTGACCTTAAATTTGCAAATTTCGGAACAAACATTCCTTTTCATCTTGGGAACCTTTCGAGCCTGCAGTATCTTGATCTTAGCTGGAATAATTTTAATAATCCTGAAAACTTAGAGTGGCTCCCTCAACTTTCTTCTTTAAGATACCTTGACATGAGTTCTGTTAACTTGAGCAAAGTTAATAATTGGCTCCAAGTAGTGAATAAGCTACCTTACTTGACATCCTTGCACTTGGAATCATGTAATCTTCCAAGTATTTTCTCTGTTTGGCTTGTTAATTCTTCTACTTCTCTTCATTCCCTCGATCTCTCTGATAACAGTCtcacatcttcttcttctgtacTACAGTGGTTGTTCAACTTCAACACTAGTGTTGTTAAACTTGATTTAcgatttaatcaatttcatggTTTAATTCCAGATGGTTTTAGCAAAATGAAGTCTTTGACACATCTCTTTCTTGATTATAATGAGTTTGAAGGAGGGATACCAAAAACCTTTAGTGGTCTGTGTAATTTAAATACATTGTCTCTGCCAGTGAACAATCTTAACGGACAacttcttgaattttttcataACTTGACTGGTTGTGCTAGCCAATCAATAGAGGTTTTGAATTTAGATTGGAATCAAATCATGGGATCGTTACCTGACCTCGCAACATTTCCATCATTGAGAGAATTAGGGCTTCATCACAATCATTTGAATGGGACAATACTTGACAATTTGGGAAAACAATCCAGGCTAGAGAGATTGTATCTTGGTCATAATTCATTTGAAGGTTTTATTTCTGAAGCCCACTTCTCAGAGCTTACAAAATTGAAGTATTTGGACTTATCTAATACCTCATTGGTTTTCAACTTCAGCTCTGATTGGGTTCCACCTTTCCAATTAGAAAAAATAGCTTTATGGTCTTGCCAACTAGGCCCTCAATTCCCAAAATGgcttcaaactcaaaaaaattgcatttggCTTGATATTTCTAATTCTGGAATTTCAGATTCCCTTTTTAATTCATATTGGATCTTCTCTCCTCGATTAGTTTATATGAATATGTCTCACAACCAAATCAGTGGCCACATACCAAATTTGTCATTGGAGTTCTCCTCTCCCCCCACAATAGACTTGAGTTCCAATAAACTGGAAGGTGAAATaccatcatttttatttaaagttaCTCATTTGGATATTTCTAATAATTTGTTTTCGGAGCCAGCCTTATTCTTATGTACAACCAATAATAGGAATTTGAGCATTCTAGACCTCTCCAACAATCAATTATTGGGAGAGCTTCCTAACTGCTGGATGCATTTTGAAGGACTTAAAATTCTTAAT GTTCCTTACTTGGGATTGAAATACTAG